One Phocaeicola dorei genomic region harbors:
- the yidC gene encoding membrane protein insertase YidC: MDKNTLVGFALIGAVVIGFSIYNRPSQEEMARAKHYQDSIQAIAQKEAERQAQAATTQSQNATLHLDSTSMFYGASQGAEQLTTLENNVVKLTFTNKGGRVCAAILKDYNGQDGKPLMLFDEKDSGMNFAFEGKNENILTEDMYFQPTNVTDSTVTMRLAANNGGYIDFDYKLLPDAYMVNFTIRANGMQNFFPPALNTVNINWRQRARQLEKGFSFEQRYTSLTYKPVEKSSDYLNEMKEAKEDVTDRLDWIAFKNQFFSSVLIADQDFDKASLTSTPQQEGSGYMKNYTADMTTFFDPTGKQSTNMQFYFGPNHFKTLLNSNDLSLSQKDLELEDLVYLGWPIIRWVNRWFTINLFDWLSGWGLSMGVVLLLMTIIVKVLVYPATYKSYMSSAKMRVLKPYINEINAKYPKKEDALKKQQETMALYSKYGVSPMGGCLPMLIQMPVFMALFFFVPNAIELRQQSFLWAPDLSTYDDIINWGTNIPLLGNHLSLFCLLFSITNILNTMYTMKQQDMGQQQMPGMKLMMYIMPVMFIFIFNGYSSGLNYYYFISGLIGILTMVILRKTTDEKKLLAMLEARKEKKSQKNGGKPGGGGLMAKLEALQKEQERLQQERMNKGKK; the protein is encoded by the coding sequence ATGGACAAAAACACTTTAGTGGGATTCGCCCTGATTGGTGCAGTTGTGATAGGCTTCAGCATCTACAACCGTCCTAGCCAGGAAGAAATGGCACGTGCCAAACATTATCAGGATTCCATTCAGGCGATAGCCCAAAAAGAGGCCGAACGACAGGCACAGGCTGCCACGACACAGAGCCAGAATGCAACATTGCATTTAGACTCTACCTCTATGTTCTATGGCGCAAGCCAAGGTGCGGAACAGCTAACGACACTGGAAAATAATGTAGTAAAACTGACTTTCACCAATAAAGGTGGACGGGTATGTGCAGCCATATTAAAAGACTATAATGGACAGGACGGCAAGCCTTTGATGCTGTTTGATGAAAAAGATTCGGGCATGAATTTCGCTTTCGAAGGAAAGAATGAAAACATTTTGACCGAGGATATGTATTTCCAGCCTACCAACGTAACAGACAGCACTGTAACCATGCGTCTGGCAGCAAACAATGGAGGCTATATAGATTTCGATTACAAACTTTTGCCGGATGCTTACATGGTGAATTTCACAATTCGCGCAAATGGCATGCAGAATTTCTTCCCTCCTGCCCTGAACACTGTCAATATAAACTGGCGTCAACGGGCACGTCAACTTGAAAAAGGTTTCAGCTTCGAGCAGCGCTATACCTCGCTCACCTACAAGCCAGTAGAAAAAAGTTCAGATTATCTGAACGAAATGAAAGAAGCAAAAGAAGATGTAACTGATCGTTTGGACTGGATTGCTTTCAAAAATCAGTTCTTCTCAAGCGTACTTATTGCCGATCAAGATTTTGACAAAGCCTCCCTAACCTCTACCCCCCAACAGGAAGGAAGCGGATATATGAAGAACTATACCGCAGACATGACAACTTTCTTTGATCCTACCGGAAAGCAGTCTACCAATATGCAGTTCTACTTCGGTCCGAACCATTTCAAGACTTTGCTGAACAGCAATGATCTAAGCCTTTCCCAAAAAGACTTGGAACTAGAAGATCTGGTTTATTTGGGATGGCCCATTATCCGCTGGGTAAACCGCTGGTTCACTATTAATTTGTTTGATTGGCTCTCGGGTTGGGGACTGAGCATGGGTGTCGTATTGCTGCTGATGACAATTATCGTCAAAGTGTTAGTTTATCCGGCTACCTACAAATCATATATGTCTTCTGCCAAGATGCGCGTCCTGAAACCGTATATCAACGAGATTAATGCAAAATATCCCAAGAAAGAGGATGCTTTAAAAAAGCAACAGGAAACGATGGCACTTTACAGCAAATACGGAGTAAGCCCCATGGGAGGTTGCTTGCCTATGCTGATACAAATGCCGGTATTCATGGCTTTATTCTTCTTCGTGCCTAACGCTATTGAGTTGCGTCAACAAAGTTTCTTATGGGCCCCGGACTTATCCACTTATGATGATATTATCAACTGGGGAACCAACATTCCTTTGCTGGGCAATCATTTAAGCCTCTTCTGTTTGTTGTTCAGTATCACTAATATTCTGAATACCATGTACACCATGAAACAGCAGGATATGGGACAACAGCAAATGCCGGGTATGAAACTAATGATGTATATCATGCCAGTCATGTTTATTTTCATCTTCAACGGTTATTCTTCCGGTTTGAATTATTATTACTTCATTTCCGGACTGATTGGTATCCTCACTATGGTGATTCTGCGCAAAACAACTGATGAAAAGAAACTCCTTGCCATGCTGGAAGCACGGAAAGAAAAGAAAAGCCAAAAGAATGGCGGCAAACCAGGTGGTGGCGGACTAATGGCCAAACTGGAGGCTTTGCAAAAGGAGCAGGAGCGTCTGCAACAAGAAAGAATGAATAAAGGAAAAAAATAA
- a CDS encoding alpha/beta hydrolase family protein, translating to MNKSSATIMAAALMLASSCTEVKQKGQGYEPIIGKQEITIKDGRLTPEALWAMGRIGSLSISPDGKKIAYTVAYYSVSENKSHHVIYVMNTDGKNNTLLTQTAWNESEPQWIKGGTKIAFLCNESGGSQIWEMNPDGTERRIISDFKGDIEGFSFSPDGKKILFISQIKYGQRTVDLYPDLPKASGIIVNDLMYKHWDEWVESIPHPFIADFNGDMMGAATDIMEGEPFEAPMKPFGGIEQLAWSNDSKQIAYTSRKKQGLAYAVSTDSDIYLYNIEKGTTLNLCKLNGQDSNGTDEMRGYDTNPKFSPDGKYIAWQSMERDGYESDRNRLCVYNLNNGQKTFVTESFESGVDDYCWNYDSQSLYFIGVWHGTSMVYSTNLNGDIKKLTDGMYDYGSVAMAGDKIITKRHSISAADEIYTLTPADGQVAQLSHENDHIFKQLKLGKVEERWTKTTDGKQMLSWVIYPTNFDANKKYPTLLFCEGGPQSPVSQFWSYRWNFQIMAANDYIIIAPNRRGLPGFGMEWLEQISGDYGGQCMKDYLSAIDDISKEPYVDTDRLGCVGASFGGFSVYWLAGHHNKRFKAFIAHDGIFNMEQQYLETEEMWFANWDMGGAYWDKNNATAQRTFANSPHRFVDKWDTPILCIHGEKDYRILASQGMSAFNAAVLRGVPAELLLYPDENHWVLKPQNGVLWQRTFFNWLDKWLK from the coding sequence ATGAATAAATCAAGCGCAACCATCATGGCAGCAGCACTTATGCTAGCTTCTTCCTGTACCGAAGTAAAGCAGAAAGGACAGGGCTACGAACCCATTATAGGTAAGCAAGAAATCACCATCAAAGATGGCCGTCTCACCCCCGAAGCCCTGTGGGCAATGGGACGTATAGGCAGTCTGAGTATTTCCCCCGACGGCAAAAAGATAGCCTACACTGTAGCCTATTATAGTGTTTCCGAGAACAAAAGCCATCATGTAATTTACGTAATGAATACCGATGGAAAGAACAACACCCTGCTTACTCAAACAGCCTGGAATGAAAGCGAACCTCAATGGATAAAAGGCGGAACAAAAATCGCATTCTTATGCAATGAAAGTGGTGGCAGCCAGATTTGGGAGATGAATCCTGACGGTACGGAACGCCGTATTATTTCCGATTTCAAAGGAGACATAGAAGGATTCTCTTTTTCACCGGACGGCAAAAAGATTCTTTTCATCTCACAAATAAAATACGGCCAACGCACCGTAGACCTCTACCCTGACCTACCCAAAGCCAGTGGTATCATTGTAAACGACCTGATGTATAAACATTGGGACGAATGGGTAGAAAGTATTCCGCATCCTTTTATCGCTGATTTTAATGGTGACATGATGGGAGCAGCCACCGATATCATGGAAGGTGAACCGTTTGAAGCTCCAATGAAACCTTTCGGAGGTATCGAGCAACTGGCTTGGAGCAACGACTCTAAACAAATAGCTTACACCAGCCGAAAGAAGCAAGGATTGGCATACGCAGTATCTACCGACTCAGATATATACCTATATAATATAGAAAAAGGCACAACACTGAACCTGTGCAAACTGAATGGACAAGATTCGAATGGAACAGATGAGATGAGAGGATATGACACTAATCCGAAATTCAGTCCCGATGGCAAATACATTGCATGGCAAAGCATGGAGCGCGATGGTTACGAAAGCGACCGAAACCGCCTGTGCGTCTACAATTTGAATAACGGCCAAAAGACATTTGTCACCGAAAGTTTCGAATCGGGCGTAGATGACTACTGCTGGAACTATGATTCACAAAGTCTGTATTTTATCGGTGTATGGCATGGAACCAGCATGGTATACAGTACCAATCTGAATGGTGATATAAAAAAACTGACTGACGGCATGTATGACTACGGATCAGTAGCCATGGCAGGCGACAAAATAATTACCAAACGTCATTCTATCAGTGCTGCTGATGAAATCTACACTCTCACTCCTGCCGACGGACAAGTGGCACAACTCTCACACGAGAATGACCACATCTTTAAACAACTGAAATTGGGCAAAGTAGAGGAAAGATGGACCAAGACTACTGACGGCAAGCAAATGCTCTCATGGGTGATCTATCCCACTAATTTTGACGCAAACAAGAAGTATCCTACTTTGTTATTCTGTGAAGGTGGGCCACAAAGTCCCGTTAGCCAATTCTGGAGCTACCGCTGGAACTTCCAGATTATGGCAGCCAACGATTATATTATCATCGCTCCGAATCGTCGCGGTCTGCCCGGATTCGGCATGGAATGGTTGGAACAAATTAGCGGTGACTACGGAGGTCAATGTATGAAAGACTATTTATCCGCCATAGATGATATTTCGAAAGAACCATATGTAGATACCGACCGTTTAGGATGCGTAGGTGCCAGCTTCGGCGGATTCTCCGTCTATTGGCTGGCGGGACACCATAACAAACGTTTTAAAGCATTTATTGCACACGATGGTATATTCAATATGGAACAGCAATATCTGGAGACAGAAGAAATGTGGTTCGCCAACTGGGATATGGGTGGTGCATATTGGGACAAAAACAATGCAACAGCCCAACGTACCTTTGCCAACTCTCCCCATCGCTTCGTTGACAAATGGGACACTCCTATTCTCTGCATTCATGGTGAAAAAGATTATAGAATTCTCGCTTCACAAGGTATGTCGGCATTCAATGCGGCTGTGTTGCGCGGTGTTCCGGCCGAACTTTTATTATATCCGGATGAGAATCATTGGGTCTTGAAACCGCAAAATGGAGTGTTATGGCAACGCACATTCTTTAACTGGTTAGATAAATGGCTTAAATAG
- a CDS encoding RluA family pseudouridine synthase, translating into MSRGKKNDSGRPKAKSVARYTIYNVTESAELMDFLMRKMAGISRSKVKALLANRVILVDNVITTQYNFALKPGMKVQMSKAKNNREFKHPMLKLVYEDAYILVVEKKEGLLSVSTERQKERTAQHILNEYVKRSHRFNRVFVVHRLDRETSGLMMYAKDEKTQNTLRDNWHDIVTDRRYVSIVSGDMEKDYGTVESWLTDRKLYVSSSPVDDGEGKFAVTHYKTIKRANGYSLVELDLETGRKNQIRVHMSDLGHPVIGDRRYGSECDPLGRLALHAFKLCFYHPVTRELMEFETPYPTAFKGLMQKK; encoded by the coding sequence ATGTCAAGAGGTAAAAAAAATGATTCCGGCAGACCAAAGGCGAAAAGCGTTGCCCGATATACTATATATAATGTGACGGAGTCCGCTGAGCTGATGGATTTCCTGATGCGGAAAATGGCGGGAATCAGTCGTAGCAAGGTAAAGGCGTTGCTTGCCAACCGTGTGATTTTGGTAGATAATGTGATTACTACTCAATATAACTTCGCGTTGAAACCAGGTATGAAAGTGCAGATGTCTAAGGCGAAGAATAACCGTGAGTTTAAACATCCGATGCTGAAACTGGTATACGAGGATGCTTATATCTTGGTGGTGGAGAAGAAGGAAGGGTTGCTTTCTGTCAGCACAGAACGTCAGAAGGAACGTACTGCACAACATATTTTGAATGAGTATGTAAAGCGCTCACATCGTTTCAACCGCGTATTTGTAGTACATCGTCTGGACCGTGAAACTTCGGGATTGATGATGTATGCCAAGGATGAAAAAACCCAGAATACTTTACGTGATAATTGGCATGATATTGTGACGGACCGTCGTTATGTGTCCATCGTTTCTGGTGATATGGAGAAGGATTACGGTACAGTAGAGTCTTGGTTGACCGACCGGAAATTGTATGTTAGTTCCAGTCCTGTGGATGATGGGGAAGGTAAGTTTGCGGTTACTCATTATAAAACAATAAAGCGAGCCAATGGATATTCTTTGGTGGAGTTGGATTTGGAAACAGGACGTAAGAATCAGATTCGTGTGCATATGTCGGATTTAGGTCATCCTGTTATTGGTGACCGGCGTTATGGCAGTGAGTGTGATCCTTTAGGACGATTGGCGTTACATGCCTTCAAGTTATGCTTCTATCATCCGGTAACCAGAGAGTTGATGGAGTTTGAAACTCCTTATCCTACGGCATTTAAAGGATTAATGCAGAAAAAATAA
- the rlmD gene encoding 23S rRNA (uracil(1939)-C(5))-methyltransferase RlmD: protein MARKKKELPLLEKVTITDVAAEGKALAKVNDLVVFVPYVVPGDVVDLQVKRKKNHYAEAVAVKFHEYSPVRAVPFCQHYGVCGGCKWQCLPYTEQIKYKQKQVTDNLTRIGKIELPEISPIMGSEKTEFYRNKLEFTFSNKRWLTEEEVKEDVKYDQMNAVGFHIPGAFDKVLAIDKCWLQDDISNQIRNAIRDYAYEHNYSFFNLRSQEGMLRNLMIRTSSTGELMVLLQCKIVEEGELDLMKRLLTFVAERFPQITSLLYVVNNKCNDTINDLDVMVFKGNDHIFEEMEGLRFKIGAKSFYQTNSGQAYNLYKVARNFAGLTGNELVYDLYTGTGTIANFVSRQAKKVIGIEYVPEAIEDAKVNSAINGIDNTLFYAGDMKDILTQEFISQHGRPDVIITDPPRAGMHDDVINTILFAEPQRIVYVSCNPATQARDLSLLDAKYKVMAVQPVDMFPHTHHVENVVLLEKRG, encoded by the coding sequence GTGGCTAGAAAGAAGAAAGAACTTCCATTATTAGAGAAGGTAACGATAACAGATGTAGCTGCCGAAGGAAAAGCTTTGGCGAAAGTGAATGACTTGGTAGTGTTTGTGCCTTATGTAGTACCCGGTGATGTGGTAGACTTGCAGGTAAAACGTAAGAAAAATCATTATGCAGAAGCTGTGGCAGTGAAATTCCATGAGTATTCTCCTGTGCGTGCAGTACCCTTCTGTCAGCATTATGGTGTATGTGGTGGTTGTAAGTGGCAGTGTCTGCCATACACAGAACAAATAAAGTATAAGCAAAAGCAGGTGACGGATAACCTGACCCGTATCGGCAAGATTGAATTGCCGGAAATTTCACCTATCATGGGGTCGGAAAAAACGGAATTTTATCGCAACAAATTGGAATTTACGTTTTCTAACAAACGTTGGCTGACAGAGGAAGAGGTAAAGGAAGATGTGAAGTACGATCAGATGAATGCCGTAGGTTTCCACATTCCCGGTGCATTTGACAAGGTGCTGGCTATAGACAAGTGCTGGTTACAGGATGATATCAGCAACCAGATACGCAATGCGATTCGTGACTATGCATACGAACACAATTATTCTTTCTTTAATCTGCGTTCTCAAGAAGGAATGCTTCGCAACTTGATGATTCGTACCTCAAGTACGGGTGAGCTTATGGTGTTGCTGCAATGCAAGATTGTAGAAGAGGGTGAATTGGATTTAATGAAGCGGTTACTGACTTTTGTTGCAGAACGTTTTCCGCAAATCACTTCCTTGTTATATGTAGTCAATAATAAGTGTAATGATACCATTAACGATCTGGATGTGATGGTGTTTAAAGGGAATGACCATATTTTTGAGGAAATGGAAGGCTTGCGATTCAAGATAGGAGCGAAATCATTTTATCAAACTAATTCCGGACAGGCGTATAATCTTTATAAGGTGGCCCGTAATTTTGCCGGATTGACTGGTAATGAGTTGGTGTATGATCTTTATACGGGGACTGGAACCATAGCCAACTTCGTTTCACGTCAGGCAAAGAAAGTGATTGGTATCGAATATGTGCCTGAAGCGATAGAAGATGCCAAAGTGAATTCGGCAATCAATGGCATTGACAATACCTTATTTTATGCCGGTGACATGAAGGATATCCTGACTCAAGAGTTCATCAGTCAACATGGTCGTCCTGATGTTATCATCACTGATCCTCCCCGTGCCGGAATGCACGATGATGTGATTAATACAATCCTTTTTGCTGAGCCTCAGCGGATTGTGTATGTTAGCTGTAATCCAGCCACTCAGGCACGTGATTTGTCTTTGTTAGATGCCAAATACAAGGTGATGGCCGTGCAACCCGTAGATATGTTCCCCCATACACATCATGTGGAAAATGTAGTGTTGCTGGAAAAAAGAGGATAA